Proteins co-encoded in one Neofelis nebulosa isolate mNeoNeb1 chromosome 2, mNeoNeb1.pri, whole genome shotgun sequence genomic window:
- the GPR55 gene encoding G-protein coupled receptor 55, producing the protein MSQQLNRSRSCSFSDVDELMGTVQLAVHIPTFLLGLLLNVLAIRGFSTFLKKRWPNYAATSIYMINLAVFDLLLVLSLPFKMAMSSVWAPHPSVCTFVECVYFVSMYGSVFTICFISLDRFLVIRYPFLVSHLRSPRKIFGICCTIWVLVWAGSIPIYSFHGKVEKYTCFHNMSDGTWSPQVFFPLEVFGFLLPLGVMGFCSSRSIHILVRRRGLTEDCVQQKACIWTIAASLAVFVVSFLPVHLGFFLQFLVRNGFIVECRAKQNISLFLQLSMCFSNINCCLDVFCYYFVIKEFRTDIMAHQPSRVQLVRQDTMTSRI; encoded by the coding sequence ATGAGTCAGCAGCTAAACAGAAGCCGGAGCTGCTCCTTCAGCGATGTGGATGAGCTGATGGGGACGGTGCAGCTGGCCGTCCACATCCCCACCTTCCTCCTGGGCCTCCTCCTCAACGTGCTGGCCATCCGAGGCTTTAGCACCTTCCTGAAGAAGAGGTGGCCAAATTATGCTGCCACCTCCATCTACATGATCAACCTGGCAGTCTTTGACCTGTTGCTGGTGCTGTCCCTTCCGTTCAAGATGGCGATGTCCAGCGTATGGGCTCCCCATCCTTCCGTCTGTACCTTCGTGGAGTGCGTCTACTTCGTTAGCATGTACGGGAGTGTCTTCACTATCTGCTTCATTAGTCTGGATAGATTCTTGGTCATCCGGTACCCGTTCCTGGTCAGCCACCTCCGGTCCCCCAGGAAGATCTTTGGGATCTGTTGCACCATCTGGGTCCTCGTGTGGGCGGGGAGTATTCCCATCTACAGCTTCCACGGGAAGGTGGAAAAGTACACGTGCTTCCACAACATGTCCGATGGCACCTGGAGTCCCCAGGTCTTCTTCCCCCTTGAGGTGTTCGGCTTCCTTCTTCCCCTGGGTGTCATGGGTTTCTGTTCCTCCAGGAGCATTCACATCCTGGTCCGCCGTCGGGGCCTCACCGAGGACTGTGTCCAGCAGAAGGCCTGCATCTGGACAATTGCAGCCAGCCTGGCTGTCTTCGTGGTCTCCTTTCTTCCGGTCCATTTGGGCTTCTTCTTGCAGTTCCTGGTACGGAATGGCTTTATTGTGGAGTGCAGAGCTAAGCAGAACATCAGCTTGTTCTTGCAATTGTCCATGTGTTTCTCCAACATCAACTGCTGCCTAGATGTCTTCTGCTACTATTTTGTCATCAAAGAATTCCGCACGGACATCATGGCCCACCAGCCTTCCAGGGTCCAGCTCGTCCGCCAGGATACCATGACCAGCAGGATCTAA